In the genome of Crassostrea angulata isolate pt1a10 chromosome 6, ASM2561291v2, whole genome shotgun sequence, the window caacgtgttacggggttcagccttctatactattacgcatgcgtatgtactgtaaacaaaacacatgctgGGCTCGCAAAGATTCTCCTGGACATGTTTGTtgatcaaaatatgttttttttctctactTCTCTCAGGTAAttattgttcaaagtttttaaaataaccacaattaattattattttttaagcatgtatttttcatgttatcataggagttgctacaacctaaattcatTTGTGTTaatgaggccccttgaggggttttttgacatatttacgtctgttcattttaaaatgaaccgaaattggtaaaccatttataattTATCGAGTAAGTGACGATGTGTTCTGTTTAGAGAGCCCCTTTAACCTCGTATACCATGATGACCGTATcggacgaagatcttgtagttttcaccacgtgtcaattactgtaaatcaaagtccacgtggtacaaataaacgatataagatcATTCTGGTTTGTACGACCCTTTgatttccggaagctcataattacgttaattaagtatgtgaaagggatttttatgtaATTCAACTACTAtaatcaacgttatttcttatttcctaacgatacaataggtaaatctgaagttattcacacatatGTTtacagctgtactgtctctttaaaattCAACAGCTGTCGCAAATTTGAGAATCTGttaaatttgacaaaatgacgGAAGTAGTTTATTGTAACAACTAATGAAAAACacaactagaggtactgtgagcaagctcacaattgataccccacgctaagaaaaaatcataactcatgtattttttctattatagaaaatattggatgaatctatttcaccgtccattttctataaataacaactgctctatattataaaactattaatgctaatatgagaacacaaaccaatttttattttttaaattccattttatttcaagttaactgttaatgcatgaggacttTCGTATCcttatgttaaaaaaacatgactcgaatcaaacgaaaaTCCACATGTCAGGCAGCCATttgaaacattttgaattattgtataCTGAGTCCGATTAttttttcacacattttttTGCCAATAAAAAATACATCGGGGCATGccaacttcctcaattgactttgggtcaaggtcatgacacatcctcaggtcataagcaatctttatgtgaattaagaacttccaataattgtccataaaaaagatattgaccgtacatgaattttgcacatatCTTTAAGTAACCTTGACATTGTCCAAATAACCTTGGGTCAAGGTAATGTCACACTctaaggtcataagcaatcttttaGTGAAGGAAGAACaatcaatgcttctccatatgaaagatatggaccggacacgaattttgcacttttacAGCCAGTGACCCTGACCTTGccaaaatgaccttgggtcacgGTCATGATACACCCTTAGGTCattagcaatctttgtgtgaagtaagaacttccattGTTTCTCCATaggaaagatatggaccggacacgaattctGCACTTtgtttctgccagtgaccttgaccttgcccaaatgaccgtGGGTTAataaggtcatgacacaccctaaggtcataagcaatctttgtgcaAAGTAGGAACTTTCAATGTTTCTCTATAAGAAATATATtaaccggacacgaattttgcacttttttctgccagtgaccttgaccttgcccaaatgaccttgggttaaaGTCATAACACACCataaggtcataagcaatctttgtgccAAGTAAGAACCTTCAATGTTTCTCTATAAGAAAGATAAAGACCGGACATGAATTTTGCACCTTTTTtttccagtgaccttgaccttgccaaaatgaccttgggtcacggtcatgacacactcttagatcataagcaatctttatgtgaagtaagaacttcccaTGTTTCccaataagaaagatatggaccggacacgaattttgcactttttctgcaagtgaccttgaccttgccaaaATGACCTTAGTTCAGGGTCATGACACAACCTtgggtcataagcaatctttctGTAAGGTACGAACTTTCAATGTTTCcaaataagaaagatatggaccggacacgaatattgcactttttctgctagtgaccttgaccttgtccgaatgaccttgggttaaggCCATGGCACAAcctttggtcataagcaatcttcaagtaagaacttccaaatTTTCTCCacaagaaagatatggaccggacacgaattttgcacagacagacggacggacggacaaggtgattcctataaaCCCCAAAACTTCGTATAACTACCCATACTAATACAGTTACTATACAATATAGTTTGTGACACAGCATGGAGCTTTAAAAGCGAAAAgtcaactttttaaataattgaatgcAACTTTACAGTCTTCCTAAAATATGGTTTTATTAAGGTTTTCTTGTTTACAATTATGGAATAAGGAGTCATTTTCTGAGTACatagtattatgaggtgataatttttgtCGGGGCgagatcaaatccaataaaactCCAAGGGCTTAATGATAAGATTTGATCAAGCCGCGACAGAAATTACTGCCtcattatatttaaagaatgatttcttattagttattttttttatatataattttcaggaACTGTacgattaaaaattaaattattaagtGTGATAACCGCGCAGGCGTTCCATtaatacgtcatttgaattttttggactgtgtaataaaaaattgagtcgtagtgttatcacaaagaatcttgaaaatgttaattttttaaatgaataaagcATCGTCCTTTTTTGCGCATCTTCCTTGAAATtacctattacatgtataagggtCTCACAATATTATGTTACTGAATCATACTTCTTTTAAGAATATAAGTATTTACCATTTCTTTCTACGTAGTAGAAACACAAACATCGCTACAACCACGAGGAACACCAGTGAGGATCCTGCACCAATCACTAAAGACACCACATGCAATCCAAAACCTGTACGTTgtgcaagcaaaaaaaaaaaacttttgaaatcatctcctttccaaatttttattaaGGATAtaatgaatgtatttaaatctaATCTAATCTTCATTTGATTAATATGTAGTTACACTATTAATCTTTCAATGTTACTATTTCAGTATGATGCACTAAAGTAATTTACAGTTTATCATGCTCATTATCACTATTGGTACTTAGAGTATTAGAGTttcgaaaacaaaattaatttttattgagtAGCTATTTGTAATTAATCTATAACATGAACGTTCCTATGCAACTAAAGTGTTGTTGTTTGAATTTGAGCGCatcttatttttcattaattgttattaaatttAGCATTAACAGTTCAGTTAATCAGtaataaattcaatattaataatatgaaataaaataagtttaattTCATAATCGTGGTACTTAAAAGCCATAACTGCAACATGCtaatttattttcttgtaagatctttttttttgggggggggggggggttcaagaTAAGAAATATTACATCTGAGAAGTTTATCACAAGACCTTTACAAGCATCTTCCTTTCCTGAACTCCAAACCCCGTTTGGTTCACAAGTTGCCAAGACAACCTTTGTGTCAAAAACGCCAGAACATATTATATCACACATGTTTCCCATTTGCGTGGAACATCTGGTGTCCTTCAGCTGGTTTGCCGAGAAACTGGAATCACAACACGAACCTTttcctgaaaataaaaattatccgTGTTCGTGTAAATTACCTGATAACTATGAccaaaaaatctaaattatgaAACCATTGGTTTGTAATGATTATCAATACAGGTTTCTAAACTTTTAAATTCTGTTGTATATACAAAACTAAAATTGAATGATTATGCAATGCTGAATATATACCTTCCTCCAGAATGTTCCTTAAGAAATGTGAAGCATTTGTTTGGATATCCATAGAATTATTAAAAGACGAAACAATCAGTATTTCTTCTCCCTTTAATAGCTCACTATCTGCTGCCTTCCCGACAACAACAAATAAGGTTTTGACACCCATTGTCTTCAACCTTGCTAAATCTCTTTTCCCATTGCTCCATTTTTCAACGATGTCAGTCACAACCAACACCAATATCTTCTCGCTGCATTCCCTATCCTTGTTATTGGACCTGTCGTCATCCAGGCTGGCCAACACAAAGCGAAGAGCGTGGTCTAAATAAGGGTTATTTTGATCGATAGAGTAATTAAAAGGTTTTAAGGCTTCTTTTGCTTCAAATTCAGTCATGTTTCCCAATGGCCATAgtttatttttaggttttatAATAGTATCGTCGTATGCAAACACCCCTACGCGATAACTTGTATCTGTGTCATTGTATAGATAGAGTCCTTCTATCAGCTCCTGAAAGAACTGTCTTTGTTGATCGAATTGCGATTCATTTGTGTTTTTCGATAAATCAAGTCCAATGATTACGTCTATTTGTTTGCATCTTCCtataacaatattaaaaataaaaatcctgaAATTAAAACCCTGAAGTTTTTCACTACATGTAGGTTCTATTGGTCCCCAAAACAGAACCCGTAGCAAGTATGgttgtatttcattaaaatcgccATATTCAGTTATATATTTGCAAATTAATCTAATCAATCATTTGAAAACCGTAAATGTTCACTAATATCACTGATGGTTCTGAGTGTATGGAATAATATTGGTTTTTATCGTTTTTACATTGGTTTTAAAACCTTTTCAATAACGGCGATGTTAACACTTAAACCGCTTGCTTATCTACTTCTACGGAAGGGGCCACACCAATTTTATATACTATTTGATAAACACAATAATATAATGTATGATGtttacccctcccccccccccccccaataaaaaaaataaataaaggttAATTTTTATTTCGAGATTTTACTGAATTAGGATCAAGATACTCGGCGTTTGGGTCATTAAAGCAGTTACAGTTATATATAATCAAATCGGTGAGAGATTTAAGTTTCTTTCGTTGACTTCTTTTGTCGAGCGTTTTGCTCCAAGTTTCTTAAAAGCTTTGTCTTAGTTTAAAATTGAACTTATGACCTTCCACAAATGAAGTAAAATTAGAGTATAGGCATACTTAAATGAATAGTAAATTGTCTTTTTTAAATCTCTGATCAATCCATAGTGTACACTTGAATATAAAGATGATATCGACATTTTATTCCGTCTTGTCTTATTCGAATTTTTATCTTGTTATCTATCCAGAATGTTTAAGTAATTGATAATTAATTGgccttacatgtatacagtgTTTTTCAATTTCACTTGAGGTACCACCGTCTAGAGGCAagtttaatcaaagtactgagagtgcTGAAAGActgggtcttgaaagtttgaatttgtaattgccctggatttcctcgaataagCTTCCAAAATTTTTGAGTTTGAATTATTTGTTACTATCTAacttaattcggcttttttgcaattgtctgatagtTTATCTAAATTTTACTATATCCCGGctttcataattgtagaaaattgacacaacggtatattatgaaaaataagaccccaaggaaaaattaaaaaaattactactaaccgggaaaatcaaacaactatatcaaagtagaaaGGTtcaatcattagatttattcaaatttgcgatccaagggaaaatccacaagtcggacggtatccgtaataagagttttatgaaaaccccgaaaactctataactgctgaattaacaaataaagtgaacatttgtataccgataacaaacaaaGACACCtcacgttagaaatatttttttacaataagattccaagaactttgacaataaaaagatttgtcacggtcgccattttgatttttaagaccgacttatctgacacgattttcttcatttgcgattcatacaaaattaataggtaaaaataaatccgttcgccacttactactttttgtgtaaactcgtgcatcacctacacgaattacgatacaaccgttcctttcattaaaaatcatactccgaaaatcagaaaCATAAATAACATAGATTGTCagctccgccattagcgtgtaaatgttccGGGatcaaccttactttgagaactacaagtgcaacagcaatcttgtataagtcattaaatttgaacctgatagtaaacatgaacatgaacctgtaaatattttaagcatgttttatttatgaaatatttacaaaaactctttatttagtttttaaattactttttaaaaacttattgacttttcacaaagtaatggtaatgcattactttactcgtgtaatggtaatgtaatgcattacttcaagaaaattaagtaatggtaatggtaatttaatgccctcaTTCATGAAGTtctggtaatgtaatgcattattttacaatgtaattcaccccaagcctgattccaactaagctggaatacatgaacattaacatttaacttggttcttcaatcgataagattgtatatattatatgatgtataagtcttccaaaatgtataatctattatagattttgcttacaatgcattgtttaaaatctaaattcagtttaataaactaaagagccaacgaacgagaaggcaaattcagacctgttttttttattttctttgtacataaTTTCtgtagagacgaacagcagtcataccgcaagtagactagaagccaatgaaacacctatttaatttgtaaaacatctgtgtgtaacccgtcccgattttaacttcagcttgcgcatgaagtttggtaatattaaggtgaaagattgtcaaaataaaattcacaacttttcaaaaatggcacattgcgtttgggaactttaatttcgattccaccatcaacctcttctattgattaatgagctcgtacaccaactgaatcgtcaacggcgctgtgcattcagttacgtaactcattccacatttgaacccgagcaagaatatcttgatcaataaaactatttgtttattttctaaatagaattttgtatatacacagaggactttaaacagatttaatgcgtgtttttataatacatatttactgaaatgcatgaaaactttctgcactattttcttacgcgtagactcaattcatgtgttctacgcgtgccttccggtttaaGACTTCGgttgacagtaaaccaatagacggggtcacgtgaccccgtcttaAAATGGTCAACTTAgagataaaacaaatattaagtttaaaaatgGTCAACTTAGAGATAAAACAAATTATCTTATCACCGCATATACTGTTTTGTGTTTAAGAataagaaacaaacaaacatgttATTCATATTAGACAAATACGACAAAAAAAGAACAATCGAACGaattttttgcctttttaatCAAAACTATTGTTATTCACGCAAGCATTGTTCTTGACCTCTACCCCTCTAAATGAGCTATTCCCCACTCCAACCCGTACACCCACGATCAACACCTTATGCAATAATGTATAGTCCTTTAGGGAAaaataaagttacatgtatatcactttATGTATGCTGAAAGAGCAATGAGAAAAAACGACGTATATATAATATAAGCATGCAACTCCTTAAGTTAATACAGTACGAGTGCAAAGATTGAAAACGTTAACTAATGAAAGCGTAGGACATTTTATATGAACTGAAACTATTTCACAAGTCTGGAAAAGACTCTGGTTATCCTtataaattttcttcaaatatcTTATTAATCACAATGAAGGTACAAACTATACTTTTATAAAGGAGCTCAATTGTATTCATAAAAGTTAGTTTGtgtctaaaaaaatattcaataatgaCATGTATTTATAGTTAATGTTCATTAATTTGACCTTTATtcatataataatgtatgtAACTTATTAAATACCGTAATTGAGGACCAAAGACACAAAAATCCACCAATACATGACACTCCGAGGATATATGGAAAAAGCTATTTGCTCGCAATTTCCGTTTGTTGCCTTATAAAtttccaaataaataaaatacttccTTGTGTTCATGGCTAGGCGATTTCCGATTTCTAAACAGGATATAAATGTAACAATTTTACTCCTtgttctaattttattttatctttgaaaagtTCTTttcagtagtttttttttattaacaagaggccaacaggccttaacggtcacctgagtattATAGCCCATACACAGACCTGcctcaaattttcaaaaaggagCGTGAATCCTAAAATTTTGGGGGGAAATTTTAAGATCATAATAAAGTAGATGGCctgaatttatttgcaaaagcTCGGGGATAGAAAAGATACAACTCgttgaataaaaatcatatttcaacacaaatcatgagagatccaatgtatattttaatgacATTAAGTAAAATTTGgccaatatttaatataaattcaaattaaaccttgagctttattttgattttccctGTATAGGATCTTCGGTTACCCTATACTGATCCCGTATAGATCATTATAGTTCACCGTTTATATTTTTAACCTCATTTGAATCACTCCATATTAATCAACATCAAGTGGGTACAC includes:
- the LOC128190748 gene encoding uncharacterized protein LOC128190748, yielding MYWWIFVSLVLNYGRCKQIDVIIGLDLSKNTNESQFDQQRQFFQELIEGLYLYNDTDTSYRVGVFAYDDTIIKPKNKLWPLGNMTEFEAKEALKPFNYSIDQNNPYLDHALRFVLASLDDDRSNNKDRECSEKILVLVVTDIVEKWSNGKRDLARLKTMGVKTLFVVVGKAADSELLKGEEILIVSSFNNSMDIQTNASHFLRNILEEGKGSCCDSSFSANQLKDTRCSTQMGNMCDIICSGVFDTKVVLATCEPNGVWSSGKEDACKGFGLHVVSLVIGAGSSLVFLVVVAMFVFLLRRKKCQSKKRTITPAFESPIHRSVRNNYSAPSSQMLAAEQAKVESDEDSDESDAVVYDYAEEDAVNAISKRPVKSKDIHKNEKKNNIDIVHFNAQLGLGINYNNDTEMLNKPIEQIAPLACTVKSEGSWHAKYDDDEIYMNQENETEDNQEIYMNTLIR